The genomic window GGGGTTATCAATATGGAACCACTTCCGTCCAAAGAGCTGCTCCTCGCGGCCTGCCGTACCGCACCGCGCAACGGTCATCCACTCCTCGAATCCACGCACCTGCTGGCGACACTGCACGTACGACGAGCACGCCTGCGCCCCGGAGCGACCGTGGACATCGATGGGCACCGCGCCCGGCTGGTGCTCGCCATCGACCGCTGGATCGCCAGCGAACTCCCGCCCGCACACTGTGGTGCGCACATGCACACCGAAACCGTCGGCATGATCGTCGACCGCCTCGCCCAGTTCTCCACCAGCGCCCACGAAAGCCTGTCCGGCGCACCGGAATGGGCGGTCCACGACGCCTGGGAACGCCTCGCCGAACTCGCCCTCGGCTACCACGACCTCGCCTTCGAAGTCTCCGCGGGCTTGCGCCGCCTCCCCTACCTCGGCGGCCCCCGAACCTACGACACCTGATCCCGAGTCAGCGGTCGTCGGCCGAGTCGTCTCGGGGCCAAGCGCGCGCCTCGAGCCGGGCTCGGACGCGGGAAACGTCCGCCTCCGATGGCATTTCGTTGGTGACCTTGGTGATCATCACCTGGATGTCGGTCTTGTCGGCCGGGAGATCGCCGGAACCCCTCAGTTCCGCGGCGATTTGGCGGACCTCGTCATCGGAGAGACGGCGGCGGAGCAGGGCGAGCAGCGGGATGTAGTCGGCCTCCGGGACACCGTCCGGATATCCGGCCCGCAGCCAGTCGATGATGGCGTTCAGGAAAGGTGGCATCGGCGAACGCTTCTCGTTCAGTCGGCGTCGGTAGGCGGGTCGGCGAGTGGCCAGCCGCCCGCCGCGAGGTGTGAAGCCACGCGGGCGACGTCGACGTCGTCGGGCTGCTCCTTCGCGACTCGCGCGATGGCGTCCTCGATTTCGGCGTGGGTGATCTTGCTGTCCGGGTTCGACGCCGCCAGTTCCTCGGCGATCGCGACCACCTCGAAATCGGTGAGATGCCGGTGCAGGACCGCGAACAGGGCGACATAGTCGGAATGCGGGATCCCCTGCGGGTAGCCGGCGCGCAGCCAGCCGACGATCCGGCCGAGCACCTTCGGCCTGAGCTCTGCGGAGTGATCGGTCACGTTGTGCCCTTCAGGACTGTCCGAACAGATGAATGCCGAATCGTGCGGCGATGAAAGCCTTTGCCGTATAGAGGATCCCGGTCAGGATCGCCGCCACGATCAGTCCGAAGCACAGTAACGCGACGGCCAGCGCGGGGTAATTGCGTTGCACGACACGGCCGTCCGCGGACACCGTCTCCGCCAACGACCAGAACCGGACCCCGACCGCGAACACCATCGGCAGCCCGGCCCCGAGCACCAACCCGGCCAGCGCCACCCGCCACAGCGAGTTCAGATTCGTGATGAGCGTGTGCACGTCTCCTCCTCCCTAAACCTGTGCCGACCGGCTCGACTTGCCTGGTTCGGCCGACGCGGCCCCGCTCTTACCAGAGGCGTCCCGACGGGTCGGCTCGCCCGGTTCCGCGGAGCCACCGCCGCTGTCCTCGCGGCCGGAATCACCGGCCTTCGCAACGCCCGCCGGATCGGTCGCCACGACCGGCGTGTCACCCGGCCATTCGTTGACGTTGCTGGTGTCGACCGGATCCCGCCGGGACCGCAGATACATCAGCGCCGACAGCGCGAGCAGGATCACGAACACCACCAGCACACCCGGCAACCCGCCGATGACGTGCGCGATCGCCCAGCACACCGCACCGGCCAGACCGGCAAGCGGCAGAGTGAACAGCCACGCGACCACCATCCGCCCCATCACGCCCCAGCGCACCTCGGCGCCCTTGCCGAGCCCGGTGCCCAGGATCGAACCGGTGGCGGTCTGCGTCGTGGACAGCGGCAGCCCGAAGTGGGCGGAGGTGAGAATGATCGCCGCCGACGCGGATTCGGCGGCCAGACCCTGCGGCGATTCGATCTCGACGAGACCCTTGCCGAGCGTCCGGATGATCCGCCAGCCACCGAGGTAGGTACCCGCCGCGATGGCGACCGCACACGCCGCCATCACCCACAGCGGCATCTCGTCGTTCTTGGTGAGCGAGCCGTGCGCGACCAATGCCAAGAAGATGACGCCCATCGTCTTCTGCGCGTCATTGGTGCCGTGCGCCAGCGAGACCAGCGAGGCCGAACCGATCTGGCCCCAGCGGAAGCCCGCCTCCACCTTGTCGGGATCGGACTTGTTCGTGATCCGATAGACCAGCCAGGTGCCGATGGCCGACACCAGCGCCGCGACGATCGGCGCGAGCACGGCGGGCAGGATGATCTTGGTGAGCACGCCGTCCGAGCCGGCCGCCCAGATCACGCCGCTCCAGCCGAGCGCGGCGAGGGTGGCGCCGATCAGGCCACCGAACAGTGCGTGCGAGGAACTCGACGGCAGGCCGAACAGCCAGGTGAGCAAGTTCCACAGAATGCCGCCGACCAGGCCGGCGAATACGATGATCAACAGGTCGTGGCCCTGCACGGCATCGAGGCGGACGATGCCCTTGGCCACCGTGGCGGCGACGGCTACCGAAAGGAACGCGCCGATCAGATTCAGCACCGCCGACAACGCGACCGCGACGCGCGGCCGAAGCGCGCCGGTGGCGATGGAGGTCGCCATCGCGTTGGCGGTGTCGTGGAAGCCGTTGGTGAAATCGAATGCGAGTGCCGTGACGATGACGATCAGGAGAACCAGTAATTCGACGGTCACGCCTCTAGTGTGCGGCACGGGTCAATATGATTGCCAGGCGGTTGCCCTCTAGTGGGCGGCGCCGATGCGATAAGTTGAGTCCTGTCCCCTATCAGCCGAATCGGGTGCACCCCGGGGTCACCGGCTTGCCGGCGAAGCGATCATCGATCCAGGCATTCGTCCCGGGAATACCGCTGGTACTGACGATGAAATGTTCACCGAGATATACCTGGAAATCCACCTGGGTTCCGCCGCGGCACCAGTCGGCGTAGAGGTTCTCGGCCCCGGCGAGCGGCACCCAGAACTCGTTCAAG from Nocardia iowensis includes these protein-coding regions:
- a CDS encoding DUF3349 domain-containing protein, which produces MPPFLNAIIDWLRAGYPDGVPEADYIPLLALLRRRLSDDEVRQIAAELRGSGDLPADKTDIQVMITKVTNEMPSEADVSRVRARLEARAWPRDDSADDR
- a CDS encoding DUF3349 domain-containing protein, with protein sequence MTDHSAELRPKVLGRIVGWLRAGYPQGIPHSDYVALFAVLHRHLTDFEVVAIAEELAASNPDSKITHAEIEDAIARVAKEQPDDVDVARVASHLAAGGWPLADPPTDAD
- a CDS encoding DUF4254 domain-containing protein encodes the protein MEPLPSKELLLAACRTAPRNGHPLLESTHLLATLHVRRARLRPGATVDIDGHRARLVLAIDRWIASELPPAHCGAHMHTETVGMIVDRLAQFSTSAHESLSGAPEWAVHDAWERLAELALGYHDLAFEVSAGLRRLPYLGGPRTYDT
- a CDS encoding inorganic phosphate transporter — its product is MTVELLVLLIVIVTALAFDFTNGFHDTANAMATSIATGALRPRVAVALSAVLNLIGAFLSVAVAATVAKGIVRLDAVQGHDLLIIVFAGLVGGILWNLLTWLFGLPSSSSHALFGGLIGATLAALGWSGVIWAAGSDGVLTKIILPAVLAPIVAALVSAIGTWLVYRITNKSDPDKVEAGFRWGQIGSASLVSLAHGTNDAQKTMGVIFLALVAHGSLTKNDEMPLWVMAACAVAIAAGTYLGGWRIIRTLGKGLVEIESPQGLAAESASAAIILTSAHFGLPLSTTQTATGSILGTGLGKGAEVRWGVMGRMVVAWLFTLPLAGLAGAVCWAIAHVIGGLPGVLVVFVILLALSALMYLRSRRDPVDTSNVNEWPGDTPVVATDPAGVAKAGDSGREDSGGGSAEPGEPTRRDASGKSGAASAEPGKSSRSAQV